Genomic window (Pradoshia sp. D12):
TTACGTAATAATCCGTATTCTTTCATGTTGAAAGCACAGCCTTTCACTCAAGGTAGTTTGCTAATATTAAAAAATTGCCTTTTATAGTTTATTATCGATTCTTTTCAAATAAATTTAAGAGCCCAAATGTTTATCGTATTTTTGGACTCTTACTTTCAATTTTACAATTTAAATACTATTAGTAACTTAGTTTGATTTTGGTCCATCTCCATTAATCATCGGACCCTGCTTAAGAAATGCCATAATGTTTAAAAACACTTTTGATTAAAAGTATATTAATATAATTAATTATATCAGAAATGCTTATTAGCAATAAATTAATAGAGATTGGTATATTTCATATAAAAATTATCATCATTGATAGAATTTTACTAGTACTTACTATATTTGTAAATGTGTTTTTTAGTAAAAAAGACCTTTTTATTTGAAAGTTATTTACAAAAATCAACCATGTATTTATACCAATCAGAAATTCTCAAATATATATCCTAAAAAGTGATAGCTTTGTTAGCCCCGCTAACTCACCGATTTAAATTATGTAGATTAGGACATTCAGATGATTTAACAACCAAAAATAAAAAAAGAAACTTTTCATTAATTTGCTCAATTAATGAAAAGCCTCGACATTGTGATTTTACTAATTTGAGACGGTCCTTCTCTAGTTCTTCTAATTGCTATTTACAATCTCCGATAATACTCTTTTATCTTTTGTGCCATCATTCTTCTTCTCTCTTCCAGAAAAGCTGGATAATCTTCTGCTGTCATCGAAAATATAGAGTCTGGTACACAGTTCATTGCCAAGTTGGTCCTTAATTCTTCGAAATCCACTATTTCGCCAATTTTAAGATTGCCCGTCTGACACTGTTCCTTGACTAACCCCAAATAGTCTTTAGGTGATTGGTCTTTGATTGCCAAATTGACCACCTGTTCAGTGAAGACATAATTGCCGATTTGATTATATTGTGCTCGGTTATTAAACCCATTCTTTTGTAAATATTTTTTCGGGAAAAGATGATGTACATCTCCTCGTTCTTCAATTAAATGCTGTACTGTAATTGACTTGGAAAGGAAAGCTTGATCCTTGTTTACAATTTGAGCCATAACAAACAGATTGAAATATGGACTACTTTTTACAGAGGAATCTAGTCGAGTAACCAAAACGTGGTTCCAATAAGCATCTGACAACTCACCAGCCTCTATTTGTTCAAGATAGCGCTTTGGATCTTCGTGAGTATCAAACCGTTTAATATCATACTCGAACCACGATTCTGGAGAACCTGAATATCTACCAGTTAAGAGAGAAAAGACTAACCATTTCCTCACGATATGATTAATTTCTGGACCGTTTACTCCTTTTTCTCTTAACAATAGGAATAAAGCGTATGCAAAATTCAATGCATTTTGTGACCTAATTAAAGATTTATGAATAACTCCAGTAGATTTCACAATCATAATAAATCTCTTAAAATTAGTATCATCAACAAAATCCATTACAGCTTCTTCCAACTTTTTAAAAGAAGCTTCTGCAATCTCTTCACGGTTTACTCGAGCCTCAAAATCCCGTCCGGATAGAAGACTCACTAGATCCGACAACTTCCCACGCCTAAATTTATAAGTGAATGCAACACGTAGGACATCTGTATATCCTGGCTCATACACACTTGAATGATATTCTTTTAACCATTTAAGCTTTTGAAAACGAGGCAATGCAGCAAAATCACTGTCATTCGTCACAATATTATTGTAGACTCCCGGATTCTTCATCAAGTTAGAGAAGTAGTCAATTGTTTTACGAATCAACGTTCCTTCATACATATCATTTGATGCAATCTTGGACATTGCAAAATCGGCCTGACTTAGAACAACTCCGGCTGAATTAATACGAATAAAAATCTCAGTAACCGTCTCAATATCAAGCGAATGAGAAAGCTCGATAATACCTATACTGTTATAATTTATTTTCTGTAACCTTTGTATTACTTGATTCAACTCATTCATCGTGATTTCAGGATTTGCTTGGCAATAGGTAGCCATAAATCCAAATTGATCGAATCCCTGACTAAATACAGTTGAAATATCTGGAATCCACCTAACATCTTTCGTAATGGCAGGATTTTGTACTTCAAACTTTTCATCAATAGGATTAAACGCAATCATAATGCGTTTTTTTCGATAATCGTCATCCACGACTTCCATTCCAGCAACTGCAGCCATAAGAGCCGTCACCCGTTGTTGACCGTCTATGAGGATTTTTTTACCTCTTGAGATACTGCCGTCTTTCAGGCGAGTTTCTGGATTCTGCCACGTAATAATATATCCTACTGGGTAATCATTGTAGAGGGAATCAATTAAATCTCGAACTTTCGAAGCCTTCCATACGAATGGACGTTGGATTTCAGGAATAGCGATTTCACCAGCATGTATCCAGCTTATTAGATTACTTACTGTCGTATTGTTTACGTTATATTTTGACATAAGAACCTCCTATGACTATCAAAGGTGTAATTTCATCATACCAGCCATACACCCGCTATGACAAAAAAATATATAGTACATAAATTAAAAACCAAACCAATGTTCTAACTATGCAAAATTATCGTCAAAAATAAAATTGAATGCGAGCGATAAATATAAAGGAGACTTCAAAGAAATGGAAGACTCCTCTTTAAGTAAATAAAATCATTATATAGTCTAGTACATTATCTAGCTACAAACATAGGTATATTATTCTATCACTTTCTGAATAACTCTATAAATATAAAATCATAAAAGTAAAATACTCATTATCTTACCCATTAGCAACAATTCAGAGGCATTTAAGGATCCATTTTGTTACAACCATATCCCTTTTTTCAGTCAGTCAAACTTAATTAGGTTACCTCTATCACAAGGTTATTAGCTTGATACTACATTAAAAGCCCACGAATCAATTTCATTTGGTCCTTCGAAATTCCATTAGCAAATGTATGACCTACTCTCACTCCTGTACCAAAATGCAGGGCGTTTGGTTTCACCACTTGATAAAATTCTGCCAAATCCTCCATACGCAGACCATGCCCTGGCATAATCGTTAGATGAGTGTCTTTTGTATGTTCAACCAGTCCCGCTAAATTAGTCATAAATTCAGTTGC
Coding sequences:
- a CDS encoding DUF262 domain-containing protein: MSKYNVNNTTVSNLISWIHAGEIAIPEIQRPFVWKASKVRDLIDSLYNDYPVGYIITWQNPETRLKDGSISRGKKILIDGQQRVTALMAAVAGMEVVDDDYRKKRIMIAFNPIDEKFEVQNPAITKDVRWIPDISTVFSQGFDQFGFMATYCQANPEITMNELNQVIQRLQKINYNSIGIIELSHSLDIETVTEIFIRINSAGVVLSQADFAMSKIASNDMYEGTLIRKTIDYFSNLMKNPGVYNNIVTNDSDFAALPRFQKLKWLKEYHSSVYEPGYTDVLRVAFTYKFRRGKLSDLVSLLSGRDFEARVNREEIAEASFKKLEEAVMDFVDDTNFKRFIMIVKSTGVIHKSLIRSQNALNFAYALFLLLREKGVNGPEINHIVRKWLVFSLLTGRYSGSPESWFEYDIKRFDTHEDPKRYLEQIEAGELSDAYWNHVLVTRLDSSVKSSPYFNLFVMAQIVNKDQAFLSKSITVQHLIEERGDVHHLFPKKYLQKNGFNNRAQYNQIGNYVFTEQVVNLAIKDQSPKDYLGLVKEQCQTGNLKIGEIVDFEELRTNLAMNCVPDSIFSMTAEDYPAFLEERRRMMAQKIKEYYRRL